The following proteins are co-located in the Delphinus delphis chromosome 5, mDelDel1.2, whole genome shotgun sequence genome:
- the ADRA2C gene encoding alpha-2C adrenergic receptor yields the protein MASPALAAALAAAAAAGPNVSGAGEGGSGGAANASGAAWGPPPGQYSAGAVAGLAAVVGFLIVFTVVGNVLVVIAVLTSRALRAPQNLFLVSLASADILVATLVMPFSLANELMAYWYFGQVWCGVYLALDVLFCTSSIVHLCAISLDRYWSVTQAVEYNLKRTPRRVKATIVAVWLISAIISFPPLVSLYRQPDGAAYPQCGLNDETWYILSSCIGSFFAPCLIMGLVYARIYRVAKLRTRTLSEKREPAGPDGASPTTENGLGAGENGHCATPRRPRADVKPEDISVAAERRRRRGALRRGRRRRASGEGAADGEGSGPGTGTAEPGAMAAARSPVPSWRLSRASSRSVEFFLSRRRRARSSVCRRKVAQAREKRFTFVLAVVMGVFVLCWFPFFFSYSLYGICREACRVPGPLFKFFFWIGYCNSSLNPVIYTVFNQDFRRSFKHILFRRRRKGFRQ from the coding sequence ATGGCGTCCCCGGCGCTGGCGGCggcgctggcggcggcggcggcggcgggcccCAACGTGAGCGGCGCCGGCGAGGGGGGCAGCGGCGGGGCCGCCAACGCCTCGGGGGCTGCCTGGGGGCCGCCCCCGGGCCAGTACTCGGCGGGCGCCGTGGCGGGGCTAGCGGCCGTGGTGGGCTTCCTCATCGTCTTCACTGTGGTGGGCAACGTGCTGGTGGTGATCGCTGTGCTGACCAGCCGCGCGCTGCGTGCGCCGCAGAACCTCTTCCTGGTGTCACTGGCCTCGGCCGACATCCTGGTGGCCACGCTGGTCATGCCCTTCTCGCTGGCCAACGAGCTCATGGCCTACTGGTACTTCGGGCAGGTGTGGTGCGGCGTGTATCTGGCGCTCGACGTGCTCTTCTGCACCTCGTCCATTGTGCACCTGTGCGCCATCAGCCTGGACCGCTACTGGTCCGTGACGCAGGCTGTCGAGTACAACCTGAAGCGCACGCCGCGCCGCGTCAAGGCCACCATCGTGGCCGTGTGGCTCATCTCGGCCATCATCTCCTTCCCGCCGCTTGTCTCACTCTACCGCCAGCCCGACGGCGCCGCCTACCCGCAGTGTGGCCTCAATGACGAGACCTGGTACATCTTGTCCTCCTGCATCGGGTCCTTCTTCGCGCCCTGCCTCATCATGGGCCTGGTCTACGCGCGCATCTACCGGGTGGCCAAGCTGCGCACGCGCACGCTTAGCGAGAAGCGCGAGCCCGCGGGCCCCGACGGCGCGTCCCCGACCACGGAGAACGGGCTTGGCGCGGGCGAGAACGGGCACTGCGCGACCCCGCGCCGCCCGCGCGCCGATGTGAAGCCGGAGGACATCAGCGTGGCGGCCGAGAGGAGGCGGCGCCGAGGCGCGCTGCGGCGGGGCAGGCGGCGGCGCGCGAGCGGCGAGGGGGCCGCGGACGGCGAGGGGTCGGGGCCAGGGACGGGGACGGCCGAGCCGGGCGCGATGGCCGCCGCGAGGTCCCCGGTCCCCAGCTGGCGCCTGTCGCGCGCCAGCTCGCGTTCCGTCGAGTTCTTCCTGTCGCGCCGGCGCCGGGCGCGCAGCAGCGTGTGCCGCCGCAAGGTGGCCCAGGCGCGCGAGAAGCGCTTCACCTTCGTGCTGGCGGTGGTCATGGGCGTGTTTGTGCTCTGCTGGTTCCCCTTCTTCTTCAGCTACAGCCTGTACGGCATCTGCCGCGAGGCCTGCCGGGTGCCCGGCCCGCTCTTCAAGTTCTTCTTCTGGATCGGCTACTGCAACAGCTCGCTCAACCCGGTCATCTACACCGTTTTCAATCAGGACTTCCGGCGCTCTTTCAAGCACATCCTCTTCCGACGGAGGAGAAAGGGCTTCAGGCAGTGA